A stretch of the Perca flavescens isolate YP-PL-M2 chromosome 10, PFLA_1.0, whole genome shotgun sequence genome encodes the following:
- the stag2b gene encoding cohesin subunit SA-2 has protein sequence MIAAPEIPSEFSFTQDTDTRFSSDTDFSEDLDGRSATPAKGKGGKKGKKAAGEKGKGGKGAGRINGHHQENGMENMMLFEVVRLGRSAMQSVVDDWIESYKHDRDVALLDLINFFIQCSGCKGVVSGEMFRNMQNSEIIRRMTEEFDEDSGDYPLTIAGPQWKKFKSSFCEFISVLVRQCQYSIIYDEYMMDTVISLLTGLSDSQVRAFRHTSTLAAMKLMTALVNVALNLSINMDNTQRQYEAERNKIVAKRANDRLELLLQKRKELQENQDEIENMMNAIFKGVFVHRYRDAIAEIRAICIEEIGVWMKLYSDAFLNDSYLKYVGWTMHDKQGEVRLKCLTALQGLYYNRELNARLELFTSRFKDRIVSMTLDKEYDVAVQAIKLLTLVLNSTDEVLTPEDCESVYHLVYSAHRPVAIAAGEFLFKKLFSQREPEEEGAPKRRGRQSPNANLIKTTVFFFLESELHEHAAYLVDSLWECGAELLKDWECMISLLLDDPLPGEEALTDRQETALIEIMLCTVRQAAECHPPVGRGTGKRVMTAKEKKTQLDDRTRMTELFAVALPPLLAKYAVDAEKVTNLLQLPQYFDLEIYTTGRLEKHLESLLRQIREIVEKHTDTEVLEVCSKTYHALCNEEFTIFNRVDIARSQLLDELVDKFNRLLEDFLQEGEEADEDDAYQVLSTLKRITAFHNAHDLSGWDLFTSNFKLLNTGIENGDMPEQIVIHSLQCTHYVILWHLAKSSEGSSRKDDMVTLRKQMRAFCMMCQRYLTNVNTAVKEQAFTILCDLLLIFSHQMVSGGREHLEPLVYSPEDSLQSELLSFILNHVFIDQDDDTNSTDGQQDDEAVKIEALHKRRNLLAAYCKLIIYCVVDMKTGADIFKQYMRYYNDYGDIIKETMSKTRQIDKIQCAKTLILSLQQLFNEMLSELGHGFDRSSSSFCGIKELARRFSLTFGLDQVKTRDAIAMLHKDGIEFAFKDPSTHGDGGPPLNLAFLDILSEFSSKLMRQDKRTVHMYLERFMTFQMALQREDCWLPLISYRNSLQAGGDDDTMSVMSGYSSRGSSIRSKKIKPPAATAGTSAAKRKLPEEESSSSSEVWQQSMQTPVMLPSPHLTSTAMRDPKRGRDDSFMGVYPLPHDQQQPHQHPQHHQQTPQHHQTPMDYNSQVTWMLAQRQQEEARQQQERAMNYAKLRTNLQHAIRRGTGLMEEDEEPIVEDVMMSSEGRMDDLNEGMDFDTMDIDLPPSKNRRERSELKPDYFDPASIMDESVLGVSMF, from the exons ATGATAGCAGCACCAGAAATACCATCAGAGTTCTCCTTTACTCA GGATACAGACACCCGATTCTCTTCAGACACAGACTTCTCTGAGGATCTCGATGGAAGGAGTGCAACCCCAGCTAAAGGAAAG GGTGGAAAGAAGGGGAAGAAGGCAGCAGGGGAGAAAGGCAAAGGAGGGAAGGGAGCAGGTCGGATAAATGGCCACCACCAGGAGAATGGCATGGAAAACATGATGCTGTTTGAGGTGGTGAGGCTGGGCAGGAGTGCAATGCAG TCTGTCGTTGATGACTGGATTGAGTCTTACAAACATGACAGGGATGTTGCGCTACTAGATCTCATCAATTTCTTCATCCAGTGCTCGGGATGTAAag GTGTCGTCAGTGGAGAAATGTTTCGAAACATGCAGAACTCTGAGATCATCCGACGAATGACAGAAGAATTTGATGAG GACAGTGGGGACTACCCTCTAACCATAGCAGGACCCCAGTGGAAAAAGTTCAAGTCAAGCTTTTGTGAATTCATTTCGGTGCTAGTGCGCCAGTGTCAATACAGTATCATCTATGATGAGTACATGATGGACACAGTCATCTCCCTTCTCACTGGACTATCAGACTCCCAAGTCCGAGCCTTCAGACACACCTCAACACTGGCAG CCATGAAGCTGATGACAGCCCTGGTGAATGTAGCTCTGAACTTAAGCATCAACATGGACAACACTCAGCGACAGTATGAGGCAGAGAGGAACAAGATAGTGGCCAAAAGGGCTAATGACAGACTGGAGCTGCTTCTGCAGAAACGCAAAGAG CTCCAAGAAAATCAGGATGAGATTGAAAATATGATGAATGCAATATTCAAAGGAGTGTTTGTTCACCGATATCG TGATGCGATAGCAGAAATCAGGGCAATCTGTATAGAAGAGATTGGAGTGTGGATGAAACTCTATAGTGATGCCTTCCTCAACGACAGCTATCTGAAGTATGTGGGATGGACGATGCATGATAAG CAAGGTGAGGTACGTCTGAAGTGTCTGACAGCTCTGCAGGGTCTCTACTACAACAGAGAACTCAATGCAAGACTCGAACTCTTCACCAGTCGATTCAAG GACCGTATTGTCTCCATGACTCTTGACAAAGAGTATGATGTTGCAGTTCAAGCAATTAAACTACTCACTCTTGTATTGAA TAGTACGGATGAGGTGTTGACGCCTGAGGACTGTGAGAGTGTCTATCACTTGGTCTACTCGGCACACAGGCCTGTCGCCATTGCAGCTGGAGAATTCCTCTTTAAGAA ATTGTTCAGCCAGCGAGAACCAGAGGAGGAAGGTGCCCCCAAGAGGAGAGGCAGACAAAGCCCCAACGCCAACCTCATTAAGACCACTGTCTTCTTCTTCCTGGAGAGTGAG CTCCATGAGCATGCAGCCTACCTAGTGGACTCTCTCTGGGAATGTGGTGCAGAGCTACTGAAGGACTGGGAGTGTATGATTAGCTTACTGCTAGATGACCCATTGCCAGGAGAGGAAG ctCTTACAGACAGACAAGAGACAGCCTTGATTGAAATCATGCTGTGCACTGTACGCCAGGCTGCTGAATGCCACCCACCTGTTGGAAGGGGCACAGGAAAGAGG GTGATGACGGCTAAGGAGAAGAAGACTCAGCTGGATGACAGAACCAGAATGACAGAGCTGTTTGCTGTGGCTTTGCCCCCTCTACTGGCCAAG TACGCTGTGGATGCAGAGAAGGTGACTAATTTGTTGCAACTGCCTCAGTACTTTGACCTGGAAATTTATACCACAGGACGTCTAGAGAAG CACCTGGAATCCCTGCTGCGTCAGATCAGGGAAATTGTGGAGAAGCACACAGACACTGAAGTTTTGGAGGTCTGCTCCAAGACTTACCATGCCCTCTGCAATGAGGAGTTCACAATATTTAACAGGGTGGACATTGCCCGCTCACAGCTGCTGGATGAGCTGGTGGACAAGTTCAACAGGCTACTGGAGGATTTTCTACAAGAG GGTGAAGAGGCTGATGAAGATGATGCTTATCAGGTTTTGTCAACTCTAAAGAGGATCACAGCTTTTCACAA TGCACATGACCTGTCGGGGTGGGACCTGTTTACCAGCAACTTCAAGCTGCTCAATACAGGCATAGAGAATGGAGACATGCCTGAGCAG ATAGTCATCCACTCGCTGCAGTGTACACACTATGTGATCCTGTGGCACCTGGCCAAGTCATCTGAGGGCAGCTCCAGAAAG GATGACATGGTGACCCTGAGGAAGCAGATGAGGGCATTTTGTATGATGTGTCAACGCTACCTCACCAATGTCAACACAGCCGTCAAAGAACAG GCATTCACCATCCTATGTGATCTCCTGCTCATCTTCAGCCACCAGATGGTGTCTGGAGGCAGAGAACACCTGGAGCCTCTGGTCTATTCCCCAGAGGACTCGCTGCAGTCTGAACTGCTCTCTTTCATCTTAAATCATGTCTTCATAGACCAGGACGATGACACAAATAGCACAG ATGGGCAACAGGACGATGAGGCAGTAAAGATTGAAGCTCTGCACAAGAGGAGAAACCTCCTTGCTGCCTACTGTAAATTGATCATCTACTGTGTGGTAGACATGAAGACTGGAGCTGACATCTTTAAACAGTACATGAGG TATTACAATGACTATGGTGACATCATCAAGGAGACTATGAGTAAGACTCGGCAAATCGACAAAATTCAATGTGCCAAGACACTcatcctcagtctgcagcag CTGTTCAATGAAATGCTGTCTGAACTGGGTCATGGGTTCGATCGCTCCTCCTCTTCATTCTGTGGAATCAAAGAGTTGGCCCGACGTTTTTCTCTAACCTTCGGTCTCGACCAAGTCAAAACAAGGGATGCTATCGCTATGCTGCACAA GGATGGTATCGAGTTTGCATTTAAGGATCCTAGTACCCATGGAGATGGAGGCCCTCCCCTTAACCTGGCTTTCTTGGACATCCTCAGCGAGTTCTCCTCCAAACTTATGAGACAAGACAAGAGGACtgt CCACATGTACCTGGAGCGCTTCATGACGTTCCAGATGGCACTGCAGCGAGAGGACTGCTGGCTCCCCCTCATCTCTTACAGGAATTCCTTGCAGGCTGGTGGTGATGACGATACCATGTCAGTGATGAGTGGCTACTCCAGCAGAGGCTCCTCCATCCGCTCCAAGAAGATCAAGCCTCCTGCTGCTACAGCTGGAACTTCAGCAGCCAAGAGAAAGCTGCCAGAAG aggagagcagcagcagcagcgaggtGTGGCAGCAGAGCATGCAGACCCCAGTAATGTTGCCGTCCCCCCACCTCACCTCCACTGCCATGCGAGACCCTAAGAGGGGTCGTGATGACAGCTTCATGGGGGTCTACCCCCTCCCCCACGACCAGCAGCAGCCCCACCAACACCCACAGCACCATCAACAGACACCTCAGCACCACCAAACACCTATGGATTACAA TTCCCAGGTGACGTGGATGCTGGCTCAAAGACAGCAAGAAGAGGCACGCCAGCAGCAGGAGAGAGCCATGAACTACGCCAAGCTCAGGACCAATCTGCAGCATGCTAT tcGTCGCGGTACTGGGCTCatggaggaagatgaagagcCGATTGTGGAGGATGTGATGATGTCATCTGAGGGTCGTATGGATGACCTCAATGAAGGCATGGACTTTGACACCATGGACATTGATCTG CCACCCTCAAAGAACCGTCGTGAAAGGTCTGAGCTCAAGCCAGACTACTTTGACCCTGCTTCTATCATGGATGAATCG GTCCTTGGGGTGTCAATGTTTTAA